One Kribbella sp. NBC_00662 genomic region harbors:
- a CDS encoding MSMEG_0568 family radical SAM protein: MSVGTEEALAVRAEMAVYGVQVDAPVRRSKGAGPSDDGHLVVDGANATLPIVADSPYQVRDGAVFRNGLDLGLSVEPVRRPRFYDLTTADGVPYRQIALLHGKDVLATTVVQTCIRYDETTRCRFCSIEESLRAGATIAAKTPAQLAEVAEAAVRLDGVTQMVMTTGTTTGRDRGARNLVRSVKAVLAAVPGLPIQVQIEPPGDLSVLTELRDAGATSIGIHIESLDDAVRRKWMPGKSTVSVAEYEAAWDEAVRVFGRNRVSTYLLIGMGENPDELVAGAGRLIERGVYPFVVPLRPMLGTLARADGVTAPDPAVVRDVTARVAALLAEADMRGADQGAGCAACGACSLLSAAGS, translated from the coding sequence GTGCAGGTGGACGCACCCGTCCGTCGCAGCAAGGGCGCCGGGCCGAGCGACGACGGGCACCTGGTCGTCGACGGTGCCAACGCCACCCTCCCGATCGTTGCTGATAGCCCCTATCAGGTCCGCGACGGGGCGGTGTTCCGCAACGGGCTGGATCTCGGGTTGTCGGTCGAGCCGGTCCGCCGGCCGCGGTTCTACGACCTGACCACGGCCGACGGCGTTCCGTACCGCCAGATCGCCTTGCTGCACGGCAAGGACGTGCTCGCGACGACTGTCGTCCAGACCTGCATCCGGTACGACGAGACCACGCGCTGCCGGTTCTGCTCGATCGAGGAGTCGCTGCGGGCCGGAGCGACGATCGCCGCGAAGACCCCTGCCCAGCTGGCCGAGGTGGCTGAGGCAGCGGTCCGGTTGGACGGCGTCACGCAGATGGTGATGACGACCGGAACTACGACAGGGCGGGATCGGGGCGCGCGGAATCTGGTCCGGTCGGTGAAGGCGGTCCTGGCCGCCGTACCGGGACTGCCGATCCAGGTGCAGATCGAGCCGCCCGGCGACTTGTCCGTGCTGACCGAGTTGCGTGACGCCGGGGCGACGTCGATCGGGATCCATATCGAGTCGCTCGACGACGCCGTACGGCGGAAGTGGATGCCTGGGAAGTCGACGGTCAGCGTCGCGGAGTACGAGGCGGCGTGGGACGAGGCTGTCCGGGTGTTCGGACGCAACCGGGTGTCGACGTACCTGCTCATCGGGATGGGGGAGAACCCGGACGAGCTGGTGGCCGGAGCGGGGCGGTTGATCGAGCGCGGGGTCTACCCGTTCGTGGTACCGCTGCGGCCGATGCTCGGGACGCTTGCTCGCGCCGATGGGGTGACGGCGCCGGATCCCGCTGTGGTCCGTGACGTGACGGCACGGGTCGCCGCGCTGCTCGCGGAGGCTGACATGCGCGGCGCGGATCAAGGCGCCGGTTGCGCGGCCTGTGGTGCGTGCAGCCTGTTGTCGGCGGCCGGTTCATGA